In Arthrobacter ramosus, one DNA window encodes the following:
- a CDS encoding M48 metallopeptidase family protein: MPRIPGQPALPLTTDDGAPVVVRRSARRRRTVAAFWEDGNAVVAIPAHFTKAQESEWVRRMLDKLKRQGERGAQGAGRRRPASDAALAGHAAELSSRYLGGRAIPTSVRWVSNQKSRWGSATPADGTIRLSDKLQAMPQWVIDYVLLHELAHLLVAGHNSAFWRLLEAYPETQRAKAFLEGVAFATSRGLGPDEEGADAPAGGWDADAD, translated from the coding sequence GTGCCGCGGATCCCGGGACAGCCCGCTTTGCCGCTGACAACCGACGACGGCGCGCCCGTCGTCGTTCGTCGCTCGGCCCGCCGCCGTCGTACTGTGGCGGCTTTCTGGGAGGACGGAAACGCCGTTGTGGCGATCCCTGCCCACTTCACGAAGGCACAAGAAAGCGAATGGGTCCGGCGGATGCTGGACAAGCTCAAGCGACAGGGGGAGAGGGGCGCCCAGGGAGCCGGCAGGCGGAGGCCCGCGAGCGATGCGGCCCTTGCCGGCCATGCCGCGGAACTGTCCTCAAGGTATCTGGGCGGGCGCGCCATCCCGACGTCGGTCCGCTGGGTCAGCAACCAGAAGTCACGGTGGGGCTCGGCAACTCCGGCGGACGGGACCATCCGGCTTTCGGACAAGCTCCAAGCCATGCCGCAGTGGGTGATCGACTACGTGTTGCTCCACGAACTCGCGCATCTGCTGGTGGCCGGCCACAACTCCGCGTTTTGGCGCTTGCTTGAGGCATACCCCGAAACACAGCGGGCCAAGGCGTTCCTGGAGGGCGTCGCCTTTGCGACGTCGCGGGGGCTAGGACCGGATGAAGAAGGCGCCGACGCACCAGCCGGAGGCTGGGACGCCGACGCCGACTAG
- a CDS encoding YlbL family protein: protein MPSPGAAGEPGQPLGPSNSQDVPTPQGHSPEQDSAQTQEPGQEPPRAPQPARRRDGRYIAMLVSGALTIVLGIAAAVLPVPYVVESPGPTFNTLGTDHNKPVISITGHATYPAKGNLDLTTVYINGGPNGPVNIFEAFQAWLDGSKAVYPEELLYPKGVTKQQSEQESALAMTNSQENAIASALQEENIPYGQKLAVAGLSDGSASAGKLQTGDVFTSINGKAVTSLNVVQTALADGAGAPAAVVVDRNGKPVTVNITPGKGSNGKYILGVLLQYKFTFPFDVKISLDQVGGPSAGMMFALGIIDSITPGDLTGGKHVAGTGTISPDGTVGPIGGIAQKMRGARNGGATLFLAPAANCDEVVGHVPDGLQVVKVDTLADAKSAVERLASGQDMSRLPTCSNN, encoded by the coding sequence TTGCCGAGCCCCGGAGCTGCCGGGGAACCCGGACAGCCTCTCGGCCCCTCCAACTCCCAGGACGTCCCGACGCCGCAAGGCCATTCCCCGGAGCAGGACTCCGCACAAACGCAGGAACCAGGGCAGGAACCGCCCCGCGCGCCCCAACCGGCACGGCGCCGCGACGGGCGGTACATCGCGATGCTGGTCTCCGGCGCCCTGACCATTGTGTTGGGAATCGCCGCGGCCGTTCTCCCTGTTCCCTACGTCGTGGAATCTCCCGGACCGACGTTCAACACCTTGGGCACGGACCACAACAAGCCGGTCATTAGCATCACTGGGCACGCGACGTATCCCGCCAAAGGAAATCTGGACCTGACCACCGTCTACATCAACGGCGGCCCCAACGGACCCGTGAACATTTTCGAGGCCTTCCAAGCCTGGCTGGACGGTTCCAAGGCCGTGTACCCCGAAGAACTTCTCTATCCCAAGGGCGTCACCAAGCAGCAATCCGAACAGGAAAGCGCGCTTGCCATGACTAACTCCCAGGAGAACGCAATAGCCTCGGCTCTTCAGGAAGAGAACATTCCGTACGGGCAGAAGCTTGCGGTAGCAGGGTTGTCCGACGGCTCGGCGTCCGCAGGCAAACTCCAGACAGGGGATGTCTTTACGTCGATCAACGGCAAGGCGGTCACGTCCCTGAACGTCGTCCAAACCGCACTGGCCGACGGCGCGGGCGCGCCTGCCGCCGTCGTCGTCGATCGGAACGGCAAGCCCGTGACGGTGAACATTACCCCCGGCAAGGGCTCAAACGGCAAATACATCCTGGGTGTACTGCTGCAGTACAAGTTCACGTTCCCGTTCGACGTCAAGATCTCCCTGGACCAGGTGGGCGGACCGAGCGCCGGCATGATGTTCGCGCTGGGCATCATCGACAGCATCACCCCCGGCGACCTCACGGGGGGCAAGCATGTGGCCGGCACCGGCACCATTTCGCCGGACGGCACCGTGGGACCCATCGGTGGAATCGCCCAGAAAATGCGCGGAGCCCGCAACGGCGGCGCAACGCTTTTCCTCGCGCCTGCCGCCAATTGCGATGAGGTCGTAGGGCATGTTCCGGACGGGCTGCAGGTAGTCAAAGTGGACACTCTGGCGGATGCAAAATCAGCCGTGGAGCGACTCGCCTCGGGCCAGGACATGTCCCGCCTCCCGACATGCTCCAACAACTAG
- a CDS encoding ABC transporter ATP-binding protein, translated as MTLRLENVSKSYDNVRAVQNISFSCESGTITGFIGPNGSGKSTTLRMIAGLTRLDEGSISIAGTRFQDLANPGREIGFLLDPSAHHPGRSVRETVGVAAIMMGLPFQRVDAAVESVGLAGAARRKVRSLSLGMRQRLSLAIALLGSPRYLVLDEPANGLDVEGMGWLKASIRAFVAGGGAVLISSHLLNELESYVDRVVIIDRGQVLSNSSMRELGRTDMTEVDGPERQKIQRILQAEGLVIVGGAGACVQPIQVASSPEQVGEILWRHGVQVSLLHRKQVESLESYYSELTSPEFAAVPAVKDER; from the coding sequence ATGACGCTGAGACTGGAAAATGTTTCTAAATCTTACGATAATGTGCGAGCTGTCCAAAATATCAGCTTCAGTTGTGAATCGGGCACGATTACCGGCTTCATCGGCCCGAACGGATCGGGCAAGTCAACGACGCTAAGGATGATCGCCGGCCTCACACGACTGGACGAGGGCTCGATTAGCATTGCTGGAACTCGCTTTCAGGACCTTGCCAACCCTGGTCGGGAGATCGGCTTCCTGCTGGATCCCTCGGCCCACCATCCCGGCCGGTCAGTCCGTGAGACTGTTGGTGTGGCTGCCATAATGATGGGACTCCCGTTCCAACGTGTTGATGCGGCTGTGGAATCCGTCGGTCTGGCCGGAGCGGCGCGCCGTAAAGTAAGATCCCTGTCCCTTGGTATGCGCCAGAGACTCAGCCTCGCTATTGCTCTCCTCGGCAGTCCGAGGTATCTGGTTCTTGACGAGCCGGCCAACGGTCTCGACGTTGAAGGAATGGGCTGGCTCAAGGCATCTATCCGTGCTTTCGTCGCTGGTGGCGGAGCGGTCCTCATTTCGAGTCACCTTCTGAACGAGCTTGAGTCGTACGTTGACAGAGTGGTGATCATCGATCGCGGCCAAGTGCTTTCCAACTCCTCGATGCGCGAACTCGGTCGTACGGATATGACAGAGGTAGATGGTCCTGAAAGGCAGAAAATCCAAAGGATCCTCCAAGCTGAAGGCTTGGTTATAGTCGGCGGAGCCGGCGCGTGTGTTCAGCCCATCCAGGTCGCATCATCGCCGGAGCAGGTGGGCGAAATACTCTGGAGGCACGGCGTGCAGGTTAGCCTGCTACACCGAAAGCAGGTGGAATCCCTGGAGAGCTACTACAGCGAACTGACTTCTCCTGAGTTTGCGGCAGTTCCGGCAGTGAAGGATGAACGATGA
- a CDS encoding transposase, producing MGTSNQSSLTSFGAARSFRRRTAWCWNVAPRIPVTGEVHDQIQVDGIYIGSWCCLIAVAGDYVLGWQWCDTEKKAAWAALLGRFPAPGVVITDGGSGIAAALSECWSETAVQRCLVHVQRNVRTYLTGRPRTEAGKALLRLGRALTRIHASAEAAAWLAGLHDWHQQHGARQSPHLPDHDRDGPGMGGG from the coding sequence ATGGGCACCTCCAATCAGTCATCGCTCACCTCGTTCGGCGCCGCCAGGTCATTCCGCCGCCGCACGGCCTGGTGCTGGAACGTTGCCCCGCGGATCCCGGTGACCGGGGAGGTCCATGACCAGATCCAGGTCGACGGGATCTACATCGGTTCGTGGTGCTGCCTGATCGCCGTTGCCGGTGACTACGTGCTGGGCTGGCAGTGGTGTGACACCGAGAAGAAGGCCGCGTGGGCGGCGTTGCTTGGACGCTTCCCGGCCCCGGGGGTCGTGATCACCGACGGTGGTTCCGGGATCGCAGCGGCCCTGTCGGAGTGCTGGTCCGAAACCGCCGTGCAACGCTGCCTGGTCCATGTCCAGCGCAACGTCCGCACCTACCTGACCGGTCGGCCCAGGACCGAGGCGGGCAAGGCATTGCTGCGGCTGGGACGGGCCCTGACCAGGATTCACGCCTCGGCGGAAGCGGCGGCCTGGCTGGCAGGACTCCATGACTGGCACCAACAGCACGGGGCTCGTCAAAGCCCGCACCTACCGGACCACGACCGCGATGGTCCCGGGATGGGTGGGGGCTAA
- a CDS encoding UPF0182 family protein — MSRPASTSPPGRPQRRRGALTPTLIIVAVAVVGFIFFANVWTDVLWYQQLGFFEVYFRENLARILIFLAGFVLMSVPVFYAIRVAYHARPVYAPDSETRDNLNRYQAQLEPVRRVVMIGIPVLFGLFAGSAASSQWQAVLLFFNQVPFGQTDPQFGLDISFYLMTLPFLGFVTGFLMSVVVIAGIAGILTHYLYGSIRLMERGIFTSSGAQIHLAVTGAVFLLLLGANFWLNVYGTVQNQGGHWAGALYTDVNAVVPTQTILAVAAGLVAMLFIVAAVIGRWRLPVIGTAMLIITSILAGGVYPWVIQQFQVRPSEQTLENKYIDRNISMTRAAYGLDKIQVSPYNATTDAKTGALAKDAQTTANIRLLDPNLVSSAFSQLEQYRPYYQFPKALNVDRYTVDGKTQDTVIAVRELNQDGLNASQQTWVNRHIVYTHGYGVVAAKGNTVTVDGKPDFLLSGIPSMGTLGSDASYQPRIYFGENSPDYSVVGAPDGAPHREQDRPAATNSSTETQYTFTGNGGPSVGNWFNRLLYSIKFQSSDLLLSDGVNEKSQILYDRTPRQRVEKVAPYLTVDGSAYPAVVDGRVKWIVDGYTTSQYFPYSQQQQLQTATADSQTTSGRTAALPNSSVNYIRNSVKATVDAYDGSVTLYAWDDQDPILKSWQKIFPSTIRPYSEMSGQLMSHVRYPEDLFKVQQELLGRYHVTNADSFYQNNDAWSVPNDPTVTDPVRQPPYYLSLQMPGQSKPAFQLTSSFIPQVVNGNARNILYGFLAADSDAGNQKGVKADSYGQLRLLQLPTDTQVPGPGQAQNKFNSDPDVSQQLNLLRQGASDVLNGNLLTLPVGGGLLYVQPVYVKSTGETSYPTLQRVLVAFGDKVGFASTLDAALKVLFGGDSGASAGDSANNGQTPTPPGTTTPPAAADAQAQLKAALDQANKAIQDGQAALAKGDFAGYGAQQSILSGAIQKALDAESRLGVTPAPSASASPSASPLPTPSPSPSK, encoded by the coding sequence TTGTCCCGTCCAGCCAGCACCAGCCCGCCCGGAAGACCGCAGCGGAGACGGGGTGCACTCACTCCAACTTTGATCATCGTCGCCGTCGCCGTGGTGGGATTCATTTTCTTCGCCAATGTGTGGACAGACGTCCTCTGGTATCAGCAACTGGGCTTCTTCGAAGTCTATTTCAGGGAGAACCTTGCCCGGATCCTGATCTTCCTCGCGGGCTTTGTCCTGATGTCCGTGCCGGTCTTCTACGCAATCCGCGTTGCCTACCATGCACGGCCCGTCTACGCTCCGGACTCCGAGACCAGGGACAACCTGAACCGGTACCAGGCCCAACTTGAACCCGTACGACGCGTGGTCATGATCGGCATCCCCGTGCTGTTCGGCCTCTTCGCCGGCAGCGCGGCGTCGAGCCAGTGGCAAGCGGTGCTCTTGTTCTTCAACCAGGTACCGTTCGGCCAGACCGATCCCCAGTTTGGCCTTGACATCAGCTTCTATCTCATGACTTTGCCGTTCCTTGGCTTTGTCACGGGCTTCCTCATGAGCGTTGTGGTGATTGCCGGAATCGCGGGAATCCTTACCCACTATCTCTATGGCAGTATCCGACTCATGGAGCGCGGCATCTTCACCAGCAGTGGCGCCCAAATCCACCTCGCCGTGACCGGTGCCGTTTTTCTGCTGCTGCTTGGAGCCAACTTCTGGCTTAACGTCTATGGCACCGTTCAAAACCAAGGCGGACACTGGGCGGGCGCCCTCTATACCGACGTCAACGCCGTGGTCCCCACACAGACGATCCTGGCCGTTGCCGCGGGTCTGGTGGCTATGCTCTTCATTGTGGCCGCCGTGATCGGGCGTTGGCGCCTGCCCGTCATCGGTACGGCCATGCTGATAATCACGTCCATCCTCGCGGGCGGCGTCTACCCCTGGGTTATCCAACAGTTCCAAGTCCGCCCCTCTGAGCAGACGTTGGAAAACAAGTACATCGATCGCAATATTTCGATGACCCGGGCCGCCTACGGTTTGGATAAGATCCAAGTATCCCCGTACAACGCCACGACGGACGCCAAGACCGGGGCGCTTGCCAAGGATGCGCAAACGACCGCCAATATCCGGCTGTTGGATCCGAACCTTGTCTCTTCTGCGTTCTCCCAGTTGGAGCAGTACCGTCCGTACTACCAGTTCCCCAAGGCTCTGAACGTCGATCGTTACACCGTGGACGGCAAGACCCAGGACACCGTGATCGCTGTCCGTGAGTTGAACCAGGACGGGCTGAACGCCAGCCAGCAGACCTGGGTCAACCGGCATATTGTCTACACTCACGGTTACGGTGTCGTGGCGGCCAAGGGCAACACGGTCACCGTTGACGGCAAGCCGGACTTCCTGTTGTCCGGCATCCCGTCGATGGGTACCCTCGGCAGCGATGCGAGCTACCAACCCCGCATCTACTTCGGCGAAAATTCGCCGGACTACTCGGTTGTCGGCGCCCCGGATGGCGCTCCGCACCGCGAGCAAGACCGTCCGGCCGCCACGAACAGCTCGACTGAAACGCAGTACACCTTCACCGGCAACGGTGGCCCAAGCGTAGGCAACTGGTTCAACCGCCTCCTGTACTCCATCAAGTTCCAGTCCTCCGATCTGCTGCTGTCTGACGGCGTCAATGAGAAGTCGCAGATCCTCTATGACCGCACTCCGCGCCAGCGAGTTGAAAAGGTCGCTCCCTACCTGACCGTGGATGGCAGCGCTTATCCCGCGGTGGTCGACGGCCGGGTGAAGTGGATTGTGGACGGTTACACCACCAGCCAGTACTTCCCCTACTCCCAGCAGCAGCAACTGCAAACTGCGACAGCTGACTCGCAGACGACATCGGGACGCACTGCGGCTTTGCCGAACAGCAGCGTCAATTACATCAGGAACTCGGTCAAGGCCACTGTTGACGCCTACGACGGCTCGGTCACGTTGTACGCATGGGATGACCAGGACCCCATCCTGAAGTCGTGGCAGAAGATCTTCCCGAGCACCATCAGGCCGTACTCGGAGATGTCGGGACAGCTCATGAGCCACGTGCGGTATCCGGAGGACCTCTTCAAGGTCCAGCAGGAGTTACTTGGGCGCTATCACGTGACTAATGCGGACAGCTTCTACCAGAACAACGACGCGTGGAGCGTTCCGAACGACCCCACGGTCACGGATCCCGTCCGGCAGCCTCCGTACTACTTGTCCCTGCAGATGCCTGGCCAGAGCAAGCCGGCGTTCCAGCTGACCTCCTCGTTTATTCCTCAGGTGGTGAACGGGAACGCCCGGAACATCCTGTACGGCTTCCTGGCGGCCGATTCCGATGCCGGTAACCAGAAGGGGGTGAAGGCAGATTCGTATGGCCAGTTGCGATTACTCCAGTTGCCCACGGACACCCAGGTTCCAGGCCCGGGCCAGGCCCAGAACAAGTTCAACTCTGACCCTGATGTGTCGCAGCAACTTAACCTGCTCAGGCAGGGTGCCTCCGATGTGCTCAATGGCAACCTCCTGACGTTGCCGGTAGGCGGGGGCCTGCTGTACGTGCAGCCGGTATACGTGAAGTCAACCGGTGAAACGTCCTATCCAACGCTTCAGCGAGTGCTCGTAGCCTTCGGGGACAAGGTAGGTTTCGCCTCGACCTTGGATGCCGCGCTGAAGGTTTTGTTCGGCGGTGACTCCGGGGCTTCGGCTGGAGACTCGGCCAATAACGGCCAGACCCCCACTCCGCCGGGGACTACTACGCCACCGGCCGCAGCGGATGCGCAGGCCCAGCTGAAGGCTGCGCTGGATCAGGCCAACAAGGCCATCCAGGATGGCCAGGCTGCGCTGGCCAAGGGCGACTTCGCCGGATACGGTGCCCAGCAGAGCATCCTGTCCGGGGCAATACAGAAAGCGCTCGACGCCGAGTCCCGGCTTGGTGTCACTCCGGCCCCGTCGGCAAGTGCCAGCCCGTCAGCGAGCCCGTTGCCGACGCCTTCGCCCTCGCCGAGCAAATAG
- a CDS encoding CPBP family intramembrane glutamic endopeptidase, producing the protein MGLEIKRFFAHAITRAMLLSGAVLVGLLLSYELLAAVGIDAQVISPLSIGLVGCSIAAVVYCRFSLNVFGVRGLAAEGDSQHAKSFLVLVAIGAAMILWLSTLRGSGTGLAIIAPGVIMMEEVIFRGLPLILLRRLRTSSTGRIGIAVVFSASFAALHVSPFVAMFADRFLFSLFALVLAIKSRSLWLSILYHFIANIVAMSVAAPFYNESQAWLYIPIDLAIFGLVFTMISSKETKGTVSERTGVRV; encoded by the coding sequence ATGGGGCTGGAAATCAAACGATTCTTCGCGCATGCAATCACCCGGGCGATGTTGCTCAGCGGGGCGGTGCTCGTCGGCCTGCTCCTGTCGTACGAACTGCTCGCGGCGGTCGGTATCGACGCGCAGGTCATCTCTCCGCTATCAATCGGCCTAGTTGGCTGCTCCATAGCCGCCGTTGTGTACTGTCGCTTCAGCCTCAACGTGTTTGGAGTGCGGGGACTGGCGGCCGAAGGTGATTCACAACACGCGAAGTCTTTCTTGGTGCTCGTTGCGATTGGTGCCGCCATGATCCTCTGGCTCAGCACACTTCGTGGAAGCGGGACGGGGCTGGCGATTATTGCGCCGGGAGTGATCATGATGGAAGAGGTGATCTTTCGCGGGTTACCTCTGATTCTTCTTCGCCGCCTCCGAACGTCCAGCACTGGGCGAATCGGCATCGCCGTTGTCTTCTCCGCATCTTTTGCAGCACTTCATGTTTCGCCATTTGTCGCGATGTTCGCAGACCGGTTCCTGTTCTCGCTTTTTGCCTTGGTGCTGGCCATTAAGTCCCGGTCATTGTGGCTCAGTATTCTGTACCATTTTATAGCTAATATCGTCGCTATGTCGGTTGCGGCTCCTTTCTATAACGAAAGCCAAGCTTGGTTGTATATTCCTATTGACTTGGCGATATTCGGATTGGTGTTTACAATGATTTCAAGCAAGGAAACTAAGGGGACTGTCTCAGAACGGACAGGTGTAAGAGTATGA
- a CDS encoding zinc-dependent metalloprotease, whose translation MTSNPNTPPNGDDSPVDPLAEMLKNLMGGQGMGNIDPAELAKAAGLPNDPNMLQQMFAQVQAMMSSTSEGPVNWQLAHENARRVAAAGTDPSVNAVQAREVDEALRLAELWLDPVTDLQATGLIGRAWSRAEWVEATLATWKRLTEPVANSIANALSDALTQQMPEEMKAMMGGTSSMLQNMGGAIFGMQLGQAIGALSAEVVSSTDIGVPLADLEMALLPANVAKFGEGLSVPENDVRLFLAVREAAHARLFVQVPWLRGHLLGAIEAYARGIHIDLSRVEDLARDLDPGNPEGIQEALSQGVFTPERTPEQSAALEKLETALALVEGWVDELTAAATENMLPSAVALRETVRRRRATGGPAEHAFSSLVGLELRPRRLREAATLWAVLKDERGIAGRDAIWQHPDLLPTAHDLDDPAGFTERRRLAEASDTEVDDALQKLLEGGYDAPKDEENTEASPEAPKPEDGDSPDSTEPGEPKA comes from the coding sequence ATGACCTCCAACCCGAATACCCCTCCCAATGGAGACGATTCACCCGTGGATCCCTTGGCAGAAATGCTGAAGAACCTGATGGGCGGGCAAGGCATGGGCAATATCGACCCCGCCGAATTGGCAAAGGCCGCAGGGCTGCCGAACGACCCCAACATGCTGCAGCAAATGTTCGCCCAAGTGCAGGCCATGATGAGCTCCACTTCCGAGGGCCCTGTCAATTGGCAGCTCGCCCACGAGAATGCCCGCCGTGTTGCCGCTGCCGGCACGGATCCGTCGGTGAATGCCGTGCAGGCCCGCGAAGTCGACGAGGCGCTCCGGCTCGCGGAACTCTGGTTGGATCCGGTCACCGATCTTCAGGCAACGGGCCTCATCGGCCGCGCCTGGTCCCGCGCTGAATGGGTGGAAGCCACCCTCGCGACGTGGAAACGACTCACGGAGCCGGTGGCCAACAGCATCGCCAATGCCCTCTCGGATGCTCTGACCCAGCAGATGCCGGAAGAAATGAAGGCCATGATGGGTGGCACTTCGTCCATGTTGCAGAACATGGGCGGAGCAATCTTCGGCATGCAACTGGGCCAGGCCATCGGGGCCCTGTCCGCCGAGGTGGTCAGCTCTACCGACATCGGCGTTCCGCTCGCTGATCTCGAGATGGCATTGCTACCGGCCAATGTGGCGAAGTTCGGCGAAGGCCTGAGCGTCCCCGAGAATGATGTCCGGTTGTTCCTCGCCGTCCGCGAAGCCGCGCATGCCCGGCTCTTCGTGCAGGTTCCATGGCTGCGAGGCCATCTCCTCGGGGCGATCGAAGCTTATGCACGCGGCATCCACATCGACCTGTCCCGCGTCGAGGACCTCGCCCGGGACCTGGATCCCGGCAACCCCGAGGGCATTCAAGAAGCCCTCTCCCAGGGGGTGTTCACACCCGAGCGCACTCCCGAACAATCGGCTGCCCTGGAGAAACTCGAAACCGCACTGGCGCTGGTTGAGGGCTGGGTGGACGAACTCACGGCCGCTGCCACCGAGAATATGCTCCCATCCGCCGTCGCACTCCGCGAGACAGTGCGGAGGCGCCGCGCCACGGGAGGACCCGCTGAGCACGCGTTCTCCTCCTTGGTGGGACTCGAGCTGCGCCCGCGGCGCCTGCGCGAAGCTGCCACGCTGTGGGCGGTGCTGAAGGACGAACGTGGAATCGCCGGCCGCGACGCCATCTGGCAGCACCCCGATTTGCTCCCCACGGCGCATGACCTCGACGACCCGGCGGGCTTCACCGAACGGCGCCGCTTGGCTGAAGCCAGCGACACCGAGGTGGACGATGCGCTGCAGAAGCTCCTTGAAGGTGGCTACGACGCTCCGAAGGATGAGGAGAACACAGAGGCCAGCCCGGAGGCTCCGAAGCCTGAAGACGGAGACTCCCCCGACAGCACGGAACCCGGGGAACCCAAGGCCTAG
- a CDS encoding ATP-binding cassette domain-containing protein: MVHAVRDISFDLVPGQVFGLLGPNGSGKSTTRHIQTGLLEASQGSVEVNGVPLDTHSKLI, encoded by the coding sequence ATGGTGCACGCGGTGCGGGACATCTCGTTCGATCTGGTACCTGGACAAGTCTTCGGACTACTCGGCCCGAACGGGTCCGGAAAATCGACCACCCGTCACATTCAGACTGGTTTGCTTGAAGCGAGCCAGGGGAGTGTTGAAGTCAACGGCGTGCCTCTGGACACCCATTCCAAACTGATTTGA
- a CDS encoding electron transfer flavoprotein subunit beta/FixA family protein — translation MKIVVLVKQVPDTAEERKLDLATGQLDREAADSVVDEINERALEAALRIKDANKGTEVVAMIMGPDDATQSLRKALSMGADSGVHIVDDSLDGADTGRTAATLAAALKATGFDVVMAGNESTDGRAGVVPAMVAEHLQLPLLGSLISAEIADDGVRGVRQGEGGTLNVRAGLPAIITVTERFPEARFPNFKGILTAKRKPVTRLSVAELGVPTGASRTVVVSTVERPPRAAGRKLIDDGTAADELAEFLVANRLV, via the coding sequence ATGAAGATCGTCGTGCTCGTCAAACAAGTGCCGGATACGGCCGAGGAGCGGAAGCTCGACCTGGCAACGGGCCAGCTCGACCGTGAGGCCGCCGACTCCGTGGTCGATGAAATCAACGAGCGCGCCCTCGAAGCCGCGTTGCGCATCAAGGATGCCAACAAAGGCACCGAAGTAGTGGCAATGATCATGGGTCCTGATGACGCCACCCAGTCCTTGCGCAAGGCCCTTTCCATGGGAGCCGATTCAGGGGTTCACATCGTGGATGATTCCCTGGACGGCGCCGACACCGGTCGAACAGCTGCGACGCTGGCGGCGGCATTGAAGGCAACCGGATTTGACGTGGTGATGGCCGGCAACGAATCGACGGATGGCCGCGCCGGCGTCGTACCCGCCATGGTTGCCGAACATCTCCAGCTGCCACTGTTGGGTTCATTGATCTCCGCGGAAATCGCCGACGACGGCGTACGGGGCGTTCGCCAGGGCGAGGGTGGAACCCTCAATGTCCGTGCAGGACTGCCCGCCATCATCACCGTTACCGAACGTTTCCCGGAGGCCCGGTTTCCCAACTTCAAGGGCATCCTGACGGCCAAGCGCAAACCCGTCACCAGGTTGTCCGTCGCCGAGCTCGGCGTCCCGACTGGTGCCAGCCGCACCGTAGTGGTCTCCACCGTTGAGCGGCCGCCGCGCGCGGCCGGACGAAAACTCATCGATGATGGGACCGCGGCCGACGAGCTGGCCGAGTTCCTCGTTGCGAACCGCCTGGTCTGA
- a CDS encoding VOC family protein — protein sequence MINATMVVATIPVTDLDRAKEFYGGILGLTFLWETPVGVRYRCGSVSEISVFKRPPTATEHTLAHFEVGDIEAVVQDLAAKGVEFLDYTEGPIATTGHIAQLGPARGAWFRDPDGNTLGIRQG from the coding sequence ATGATCAATGCAACGATGGTCGTGGCGACAATTCCGGTCACGGATCTGGACCGGGCGAAGGAATTCTACGGCGGCATCTTGGGGCTGACCTTCCTCTGGGAAACTCCGGTAGGGGTCCGGTACCGGTGCGGATCCGTCAGTGAGATCTCAGTCTTCAAGCGTCCGCCTACTGCTACTGAGCACACCCTTGCCCACTTCGAAGTGGGCGACATTGAGGCCGTGGTCCAAGACTTGGCCGCCAAGGGCGTGGAGTTCCTGGACTACACGGAGGGTCCCATCGCCACAACAGGGCACATCGCCCAGCTCGGCCCGGCCCGCGGCGCTTGGTTCCGTGATCCCGACGGGAACACCCTCGGCATTCGCCAGGGCTAG